The Geminocystis sp. NIES-3708 genomic sequence TAAAGTTGTAGAAGGATATAGTATTAACGAACCAGCATTTAACTTAAAAAATTTTTCGCCGTTGATTTCTTCTAATACTAACTCTCCCCCTTGATATTCACTAGGAGAATTCAGAAACAGAGTAAAAGAAATATCTGATCGCCATAGAGTAGATATACCCATTAAAGCATTATCAACATGAGAACCATAACTCATTCCTTCTTCATATCGACTAAATCGTAAAGAATGAATTGTTTTTGGTAAAGTTGCCATTTGAAAAATAAGATTGTCTTTCAAAGCATCATAGATAATTTGATTTAAAGTTTCAGCCTCTGGATAATTAATCGACATCTGTAGGTTATCTTTCACAGTTTTGGCGTGCCAACCTGCGGTGTTTTTACCATCGACAAATTGAGCCTGATTTAATTTTTGATCAATAATGCTCAAAGTTTCTGGAGATAAAATATTTTCTAATTCAAGAATCATTAATATTGATAAAAGTCACACATATTTATTAAAGTTTCATCCAGTCATCAGGTAGCATATTAGCGATTAACTCAAATCCGCCTTTACCATCTGGTTTTAGTACATAAGCCATACCTTGAGGTGCAGGATAAATACCCGTTGCCGCTTCAAATAAATCATCATGCCCAACAATAATAGTATTTGTACCTTGAGCTGGAACTTGTATCAATAAAGGCATTAATTGGGCTTTCATTTGTGCCACTTGCTCATCAGTATAATCTTCTGCCTTGGGAAAATTTAGTGCTGAATTTTTTACGTATTTATCAAAAGCTAAATCGGCTGTTTGCCAAGCCCGACAATATTGACTGGAAATAACCTCTCCCACAGGAATAGAATATTTACGAAAAGCTTCCCCAATCTGTTTTGATTGTTTCCATCCCACTTCACTTAACATTCTTTGACTAGAACAATCTCCCATAACTGCGTTAATCTGATCAGCATAGTCTTTTTCTGTTTGAGCGTGGCGAAAATATATAATATAACCTCCTTGACGTAAAGCATTTAATAAGGCAGTGCCACTCATTTTATCTTCAAAGTCAGCGTTTGCTTTTTCTCCTGGGCTCATTTCCTCTCCGCCTTCACCACCTTCGCCACCTTCGCCTCCTTGTTGAGCGAGAAGATAAGATTTTGAGGAAATTTCTGAGTTAATATTTTCTTGAGCATTTACTGGAATTGAATTAAATAAAGTTGTACTTAAACTTAAACCTAGTAGTAATTGTAAAGATTTTGATTTTTTGTTACTCATCGTTAATTTTCTCTCCATGATTCATGATTTTTTATTTTTGACAAAAGTAAAAAGAAAAGTTCTCTACTCATATTCTTTGTTTCTAAATTCTCAGTTTTCAATTCTTTTAGTTTTTTGTGGTTGCAATCGCTAAACCCGCTCCTTTTACCTGTCTCAATTCATCCATCACCGAAACCACTATTCCATGGGATACTTTCTCGTCAGCGTTAATAATTACCATGCCCTGCTGATTGTTAGGGATTAATTTAGTGAGCGCACCCTGTAAACTATTAATTTGAATGGGTTGTTTATTTAAAAAAACTTTGCCATCTGATTGAATGGTGACATTAATCTGAGCAACTTTTTGGGATTCAGTAGTTGTCGCTGAAGGTAGATTAACTGGTAAACCTTCCGATTTAATTAAAGAAATACTCGATATAATGAAAAACGCCAAAATCGAAAAAATAGCATCAATCATCGGCACAAGATTAATTTCACCTTGTACTTCTTCACCCTCATGTATTTGCATAAACTTTTTCTCCCTTTTCGTAAATACGACGATATAAAAGTTCTAATTGTCCTCCCCATTCTTGAATTAAAGCGATTTGACGGAGATAAAGAGAACGAAAAACGTTGGCAAACATTAAAGTAACAATTGCTACTACTATTCCCATGACTGTAGAAATTAAAGCCTCACTAATACCCCCAGTTACTCCAGTGGTGTTTGTGCCTCCTGTGTTACCTAAATCAAAGGATGCAAAGGATTGCATTAAACCTAATATTGTGCCTAATAAGCCAAATAAAGGAGCAATGGTGATCACGGTTTGAAAAAAAGTGTTAAATCTTTTTAATAAAGGTAACTCTGCTTGAGTCGCTGTTTCTAACGCTAAACGAAACTCTGTTGCATTTGCTTGTTCTAATTCTAAGGCTTCTAAAAAAATACGAGCTGTAGGTAAATCAGCATTTTTTCTTAACTTGGCGATCGCAGTTACATAATCAGAACGATAAATTTTCAAAACTTCTTTAATTAAAGGTTTTTCCCTTGATTTAATACGATTCCAAAACCAAAAACGCTCAATAACTAAAGCTACTGTCATTATTGAGAAAGCTAAAAGAGGGATTGAGACAATACCTCCAGCGACTAAAAATTCATATGCTGACATCGACTTATTTTAAAAATTAGTTGCAAATATTTATTAATTGAATTAATCATTTTTAACTATAGCGAAGTTTGATAACTAATGCAAATTATTAGTAATAATGTTAAGGTACTAAAAAAATATTTTTTTGCAAAAGAGCAGAGAAGATCCCAAAGTTAATCCAATATTTATACAATTATTTGTACTACAAGTAATAACTTTGACATTATGTCTGTTGACATTGAAAAATACTTTAAATATCGTTAGTTGAGTAAATCAAACTAATGTGTAAGGAGTAAAGATGAAACAAGAAAAGCTATTTTCTTTGATTTATCTAAATGTAATATTGTTCACTATTCTATTTCCTTTATCTGCAAAACCTGAAACAAAACCAGTTAATGATGAAGTAGTAACAGAAGAAAATTCTTTTGAAAAGTCGCCACCTCAGTCTTTTAGTATCGTCACAGAGGTGCAAGTTCGTGTCACAGAAAATGGTCTTGATGTTATTTTAAATACTTTTAATAATGAGATTTTTCACCCTGTTACTAGCACTGAAGGCAATAATTTAATCATTGACATTCCCAACCTACAACTACAGTTACCAGAAAATCAAGAATTTCATCAAGAAAATCCGACTCAAGATATTGGAAGTATTACTGTTACTAATCTTGAACCTCATACTCTGAGAATAACGATTACAGGTATAAAAGAAATACCCACAGGGCAAGTCTTTCAAAGTCAATCTGGTTTATTAATTACTTTAACCCCACAACAAAACCCTGAAGAAGATAATATTCAAATCATCGCCACTGATGAGCGATCACCTTTTGTACCTAGTTCTGCACCTACTTACACAATCGATAAATCAGAAATTGAACAGCTAAATCCTAGAACTACCTCAGAATTATTACGCAATTTACCCGGCTTTGCCGTTAATGATTACGGCTTCGGTGCAGATATTCATACGGGTACTTTTTTAAGGGGTTTTTCGATCAATCAGTCTATTTTTCAAATCAATGGACGTTCTCTTGGTAGCAATATTAGCACTTATCATGGTGCAACAGACCTTAATAGTATTCCTGTGGATGCGATCGAGCAAGTAGTAATCACCAGTGGCACAAGTGCAACTCTTTATGGTTCGGAAGCCTTTGGAGGGATAGTTAATATTATCACCAAAAAAGATCCTCAACCCCTTCAGCTAGGATTAGGTGCAGAAATAGGTTCTTATGGCTATCAGCGTTATCAACTAGGCTATGGTGGCACAGTAAATGAAGTTAACTTTCGTGTAGGCTATGAATATTTAACCACCAATAATGATTATCTTGTACCTGTAGGGGCGGCTAACCGTGATCCTGAAACGGGCAAACTGTTTAATGGCGACAGTACTCTTAATAACTTCTATGGTAGTGTGGAATTTCCTATTGATACTCGCAACTATCTCAGTGTTGATGCTTATAAAACTGCCAGTAGGCGAGGGTTACTCTATTTTGGCTTCCCTTTACAGTTTGATCGTCTCGATCATGATTTATTCAATATTGGTGCAACCTTAACCACTAAATTAGGTAATGGAGATGATTCTATATTAAAAACAACTATTGCCTATAATCAAGATTATTTTAGTACTTATGGACCAAATGCGGGGAGATTTTATCGTTCAGGGGTTTTGGACTCTCAAGCCTTGAGTGGGCGTGTGGAAAACCAATGGCAAATATCTCCTACTTATAAACTGACATCAGGATTTGATATTAGTAACAATTCTATTTATGGAGATGTCCAGAGTAATCGTCCCGATTTAGCTATATTTAATGAAGTAGAAGATCGCGATCGTTTTCTTTTCGCTTTATTTGCCCTCAATACATTTGAACTCAGCGATAACTTTCAACTGGAATTAGGCTTGCGGCAAAATATTACCAGTGATTTTGGTAGCTATCTTAACCCCACCTTCGGCACGAGATGGAATATAACACCTAATATTGCCTTTCGTAATAGCTTTGCTGTTCTGCAACGAAATCCGGGGCTTGATCAATTATATGTGTTTGACACAGTACACAACTGGCTACCGAATCCGAATCTTATTCCCGAAAAAGGAGTAGCTTATACTGCTGGATTCGACATTAATTTATCTGATTCTTTCCTTGCACAATTAACATATTTTGGTAGTAATTTAAATGATCGTCTTGGCATTGTTGCTGGACGTTGGGAAAACGTGGGAAGGGTTGAGACAAATGGGCTTGAAGTAGTTCTTCAATGGCAAATTAGCCCCGAATTTTCTTCATTTCTTAATTATACCTATACCGACGCTCAAATTCTTAGTAGCCCAATCCCTTCTGAAGTGGGTTTACAACTGTCAACGCTACCTTACTCTGTGGGTACGTTTGGTGTCGGTTATAGCTCTAATGGTTATCAAGCTAATCTCTTTTTCAACTATTACAGTGGCTCTCGTCGTGCCTTATTTGCTCTGCCGGGAGTTAGTAGTACTGAGTTTTCTCCTTCTTATCTGAGTATAGATTTTAACGGGCAAATTCCACTAACTAAAAATATCTTTTTAACCCTCAATTTAGAAAATTTAAGCGATGAAAGTTATGAAAAGAGTAATCGTATTTATCAACCCGGATTAACTTATCGAATTGGATTACAAGCCTATTTTTAATGAGAAATTAAGTCAGAAAAGAGGATAAAATTAAAGGATAATGAGTTATATAATTATGATTTACTTTATCAGTTTAGTTGCAAATCTTTATTAATTAAATTAATATTTTAATATGAAGTGGGATTTCATTAAAAATTATTAGTAGTAAATACAAAAAGTAACTATAGTAAAACTCAAAATTAAAATTTTGATTGAATAACACTTTTACCTTAATTGTCTATATCTCACTAAAAAACCAATTAAGAAAGGAAATTATTAAATAATCATGACTCATTCACTGACTTGTACTCAACAACGACAAAAAGAAACGGAAAAAACACGCAAATTAGTTACTATTGGGGTTGTTGGTTCGATAGCTTTTCATGGAGTTGCTTTGTCAATGATGAATTATATCGAAAAACCTTTAGCTAAAGAGGAAAATAAACCCATTGAATTCATTATCATACAAGAGCCAGAACCTAAACAAGACATAAAACAAGAGAAACCTAAACTACAACCTGAAAAACCAATCCCAAAAACTCAATTAAAGGAAGTTGAGCCTTCTAAACCTCAAACTACCCCGACAGTCAAAGCTAATTCCCCTAAATCTCAAGTTATCCAAAGTCTTAAAACTAATATCCCTAAACCTAAACCCACAGAAACCATTGAACCTACCTTATCACCACAGGAGATCATTCAACCAATAAAAACTCCTACCCCTATCGCCACCGAATCTAATCCTATTAAACCTCAATTTAACACACCTAATAGCACTCCTCAAATAGAAGAAAATACCGCTCCTTTACTTCCTCAAGAGGTGCTTACCAGCAATACTTTAGCCCGTAATAATATTCCTCGTGCCCCTAAGCCCGTTGAGAATCAGAATAGTAGTAACTCATGGAGTAATTCTTTTAAATCTTCTCCTAGAGCGGTTAATAATAATACTAATCAAGAAACTTTTGTTGCTTCTATGAGTGAAAATGTAGGAGTTTCTAGTGGCAGACTATCTCGCAATAATAATAAAACTCCTAGTACTATTAATGGTAGTAATGGTAATCAAGGAGAGGGAATAGGTAATTTAAGAAATAGTTTTAGTCGTGGTAATAGTAATAGTAATAGTAATGGCATAGGTAATGGCAATAAGGTGTCTGGTATTCCTAGCAATGTTGCGGCTACCAGTCAATCCGTGCCACAACGCCCCCAAGCTAAACTAACTCCTCCCCCCCCTGAAAGTATCAAATGTATTCGTAATTGTGATCCCGTTTATCCTTCTGAGTTACAAGGGGTAGAAGGTAAAACCACCGTAAAGGTTAATCTTGATAGTGGTGGCAATGTGTTAGGAGTGAATGTAGTTAATCCTCATAGCAACGGTGAAGTTAATCGACAGGCATTATTAGCCGCACGACAAATGAGATTTTCTTCTCCTAGTGTCAATAATGCTTCAGTACAAGTTAGTATTAATTTTACCGTGGCAGGTTCAGAATTTGATCGCCTTGCTCGTCAGAAAAAAGAAGAGCAACAAAGACAAGCACGTTTAGCCCAAGATAAAGAGCGTCAAGCTCGTCAAGCACAATTAGAAAAAGAAAGATTACAGCGTCAACAACAACTAGAAAAAGAGCGTCAAGAAAGAGAAAGATTAGCTCAAATAGAAAGGGAAAAAACAGAGCAACAATTAAGACAATCTTCTTCTCCTATAAATACTCAAACTAATATTAATAATAGTGAAAATCTACCATTATTAGAGTTGGATGAAAAACTAGATTCAACCTTATTAGAAGAAGGTAATTAATCAAGAGTCTTTTTTCTTGCAAATACCCTTAATGGTGCAAATTTTTTAGAAAAGAAAAAGAATTCAAAATATTATCTAGGAGTTATTTATTATTGATAAAGTATGGGAAATAAAATTTTAAATTAATTTAAAGATATTTGAAGTTTATAAACCTGTATTGGGGAAAAATATTAAATAGAATCTAAAGTATATCAATTAATAAAAAATATGTTATAAAAAAATCTTCAATAAATTATCTCAAATTATGGACTAAGCAAGTAATAAAGCTGAAAAGAAGAAATTAACAACGAAAATATCACAACTTATTTTGAAATCTGCATTAGTATCATATTTATTTTGAACGATAAATATTATTAAATCTCATCTTTTTTTTGATTAATTAACTATTGACTTAACACATAAAATTATGAACAAAAAATATCTTTTCTTAACCTCCTTAATTAGTTTAATTTTTATTAATACTTCAGTGATTAGCCCTAAAATTTTGGCTAATAATATGACTCTCCCCGATGGTAGTAAATGCGAAGGTAGCGTTACAAGGGGGAATCTCAATGGCGAGGGTAAATGTATTTTTAGTAATGGTGATAGCTATGAAGGTAATTTTGTTGATGGTGAAAAGCAAGGAAAGGGTAAATATACTTTTGCCAATGGTGGTTATTATCAGGGAGAATTTCAAAAAGATCAATTTGAAGGGCAAGGAATAAGAGTTTTTCCTGAAGGTGACAAATATGAAGGGCAATTTAAACAGGGTAAACCAGAAGGTAAAGGGGTTTATCTCTCTAGTGATGGTAGTCGTTACGAAGGCAATTTTGTTAACGGTTTACCAATGGGAGAAGGTAAATTTATCTACAGTAATGGCGATAGTTGTGCGGGAATGATCAAAGATGGTAGGATTGATGGTCAAGGTGCTTGTACCTATCAAAATGGCGATCGCTATCAAGGGCAATTAGTCGATAATCAACCTCAGGGAGAAGGAATCTATACTTTTGGGAGTGGTGGTAGCGATGAAGGCACTTTCACCGAAGGAGGATTAAGTGGAAAAGGAGTACGTAAATACGGCAATGGTGACAGTTATGAGGGTGAGATAAAAGACGGTATTCCTAATGGTAAAGGGATTTATAAATTTACCGATGGTGGTATGTATGAAGGAAATTTTGATAACGGTAAACAGGCAGGTAAAGGAATGTATAAATTTGCAAATGGTAATCGTTATGATGGAGAATTTGTCAATGGACAATTTGAAGGACAAGGAATATTTACTTTTGCTAACGGCGATGTGTGTCAAGGTAAATTTAAAAATAACCAATTACACGGGGATGTGATTTGCGATTATGCCAATGGAGACACCTACAAAGGAGAATTTGCCAGTGGTAAAAAAAATGGTAAAGGAATTTATAATTTCGCCGATGGCACGGTAATCGATGGTAACTGGAAGGAAGATAAACCTTTATAGTTAATAAAAATTCAGTCCGAAGATTTAGCTTAATATCAAAAAAAGCCTACTCCGTAAATTTTACCAAAAGTGCATTAGTTTAAGTTGATTTCGATATAAAAATAGCTGATGATTGACTTGAAAAACAGCCTGAAAAGGATATAAGAAGATTATGTTTTTTCCTTAATGAATAAAGTTTTCTCAAAAATATACGAATATTGGGAATTTTTGTGCTTATCCACTATTTTACCTGTCTTATCTTCATCATTTTTCTTCCATTTAACTTAGGTTATTTTTAAGTCTAATTATCTTAATAAAATTTCCTTCTACTTGGGCAAACATATCTTTACTTAAGGTAGAAGTTCGAGAGCAGTGTGGGGCTTCAATTAAGTTCACAACTGCCTCTATTTGCTCAAAATTAGGCATCCTGTTTAAGTTTTGGTGTAAAAAAACCTTTATCACCCTTCTTTGTAAACTGAGGGGTTTTTCTTTTAGAATAGAACGTTTCAAACTTTTTTGATCTTCATGAATTGCTAAATCAAATAATTTTTCAGTTTCTTCTGTTAAAAATGCAATATCTCCTCGTAATATTTCTGCTGTTTGGCTTAAATGTTGTTCTATCTGTGAATTAAATTCTTTTTTGAGATAAGGTATTAATTCAAGACGGATGCGATTACGAGCAAATTTTTTATTTTTGTTATATTTATCTTCCCAGATAGGTAGTTGTAATTGTTGACAAAAAGCAAGGGTATCGCCACGAGTAAAATTAAGTAAAGGACGAACTAGGGTAATATTATCATTGAGTTTTCTTGTCCAATTAAGGGCACTTAATCCTTCCATTCCTGCACCACGCATTAAGTTATATAAAAAAGTTTCCCCACGATCACTTAAGGTATGTCCTGTTATTAGATAATTGAATTGGTATTTAGTGGCAATTTCTACTAAACCTTCATAGCGATATTTTCGGGCTTCTCCTTCCGATTCTGTTATTTTTTGCTTTGCTGTCTCTAAATAAAAATCTAAACTCCAATTTTTGGCGATTTTCTCTACATGAAGAGCTAATCCTTCATCTAATATCCAACCATGATTAAAATGGGCGATCGCCAAATGCCAATCCCATTTTAATTGTAAATCTAAGCATAATTTACCAAGACACAGAGAATCTTGTCCTCCTGAAACTGCAATGAGGATCTTACTACTTTTTGGCAATAAAAGTCTATTTTTTAAGGTTTGATGGAATTTACCATGATAATCAGTCCACATTATTTTAGTAAGGAATTAAGAAATTCAAAGTTAATCACCACGCCATAAATTATTAACTATTAATTATTCATTATTAATTATTGATTATGATTGTCGGATTGACCATAAACCAATAAACTTTCTAATAAAAGTAATTTAACAGATTAAATTTATGAAAAAAGTACTTGGAATAATTTTAGGCGGTGGCGCAGGTACAAGATTATATCCTTTAACTAAATTACGAGCAAAACCTGCCGTACCACTAGCAGGAAAATATCGTTTAATTGATATTCCTATTAGTAACTGTATTAATTCTGAAATTTTAAAAATTTATGTTTTAACTCAGTTTAACTCAGCTTCTTTGAATCGTCATGTCAGTCGTGCCTATAATTTTTCAGGGTTTAGTGATGGTTTTGTAGAAGTTTTAGCTGCACAACAAACTAAAGAAAATCCTGAATGGTTTCAAGGTACGGCAGATGCAGTACGTCAATATATATGGTTATTTCAAGAATGGGATATTGATGAATATATCATCCTTTCGGGTGATCATCTCTATCGTATGGATTATAGTAAATTTGTAGAACATCACCGCAAAACTGGGGCAGATATTACTTTATCGGTTGTGCCTATAGACGAAAAAAGAGCTTCTGCTTTTGGTTTAATGAAGATAGATGATACAGGAAGAATTGTTGATTTTAGCGAAAAACCTGAAGGCGATGAGTTACAAAAAATGGCAGTTGATACTTCTATTTTAGGCTTAAGCCCTGAAAAAGCGAAAGAAAGTCCTTATATTGCCTCAATGGGTATTTATGTTTTTAAAAAAGAAGTTTTAGAGAAACTTTTAAAAGATAATCCTAATCAGACAGATTTTGGGAAAGAAATTATCCCAGCGGCAGCTAAAGATTATAAAGTACAAGCCTACTTATTTAAAGGTTATTGGGAAGATATTGGAACAATTGAGGCTTTTTATGACGCAAATTTAGCTTTAACCAAACAACCTCAGCCAGATTTTAGCTTTTATGATGAAAAAGCTCCCATTTACACTCGCTCTCGTTATTTACCACCAACAAAACTACTTAATGCAGAAGTTACACAATCTATTATTGGTGAAGGGTGCATTATTAAAGATTGCCGTATAAATCACTGTGTTTTAGGAGTAAGAACACGTATTGAATCTGATTGTATTATTGAAGATAGTTTACTCATGGGATCTGATTTTTATGAGTCCTATAGTATCAGACAAAGTAAAATAGATCAAGGAAGTGTACCAGTTGGTATAGGTGCAAATTCTATCGTCAGACGGGCTATTGTCGATAAAAATGCACGAATAGGCAAAAATGTAATCATAACTAACAAAGACAAAGTCGAAGAGGCTAACCGAGAAGATGAAGGTTTTTTAATTCGCAGTGGTATTGTTGTGGTTATCAAAAATGCCGTCATTCCTGATAATACCGTTATTTGATGAATAATTAATGATTATTTGGGTGAATACTATTCACCCCTATTTAACTATTGTCCGACTATTGATGTACAAAGAAAATCGTCTTGAAAATAATCATTAGCAACTCTTTGTATATCATCTAGAGTAACGTTAGTGATTTCTTGAGGAAAAATGGTATCGTATTCAATTCCTAATCCTAAAGTTTCATACCAACCAAAAATTTGAGCAAACTCGCCATTGGTTTGTTTTCCTAAAGCATATTGTCCTAATAATTTACTTTTTGCTGTTTCTAGCTCTTCGATACTTAGTTTATTTTTTCTTAGGCGCTGAATTTCATTATATAATCCTTCTTTTCCTATGTCTGTATTGTTAGGAGACGTACCCATATAAACCACAAATTGAGATTTATCGAGACGAGTAGGATAAAAAGCGGAAACATCATAAGCTAATCCTCTTTTTTCTCTCAATTCCACAAATAAACGGCTAGAAAGTCCATTTCCTAAATAAGTTGTTAATAATTTGAGTACAGGATAATCAAGATGTTTCATTTCTGGTGCAAGGTAGCCCATCATAATAATAGATTGTTGAGTTTCTTGGTTAAGTTTTCGATAATTTGATTGAGGAGAAAGAGGATAAGGGGTAAATTGAGGGGTTTTCATGTTCAATGGTTGCCAATCACCGAAAATTTCTTCCACAATTAAAATTGCTTGATCTAAATTTATTTTTCCTGCTAAACTGATCGTTAAATTATTCGGAGTAAAGTGTTTATTATGACAGTGTTTTAAATCCTTTACAGTTAACTCCGTGACAGTTTTTTCAGTGCCTAAAACCGAAAACCCATAGGGATGCTCACCATAAATCATTTCTCTAAGTTGACTAAAGGCAAGATTAAAGGGTTGTTCTTTCTGAGATAAAATATTTTGTAAAATAAGTTTCTTTTCTAGTTCGATTTCATGGTCAGGAAAGGAAGGAAACCGCAAAATCTCGGCGGCTAAGGCTAAAATTTCGGGAAAATCGGCAGTAATGGTTTTTAAACTAACTAAAAAGTAATCGTTAGAAGTATCTGTGCTTAATCCTGCACCAATAGATTCTACTTTTTGTGCAATTTCTAAGGATGATAGACTCTGAGTGCCTTTAGACATTACACTGGCTAACAGGTGAAAAATTCCTGCTTGATGAGTTGATTCCCATAAACTTCCTGCATGACGACAAAAAATTCTTCCAGCAATGATTTCTGTGGTAGGATTCTCAATAACTATAAGAGTTATGCCGTTACTTAAAGTCGTTTTTTGTATATGTTTTTGATTTGCTTTCACTGACTATAATTTTTCAAGTACATTTTCATCAATAATTAATTATTTACTATCAATTATTGATTATTAATTATTAACTATTCATTATGCTCACTGTTAACGAAGTTGAAAAATTTATTTTGAATTTAGTAAAACCGATTACTGATAAAGAGTTAGTACCTTTATCTCAAGCTACTAATCGTATTTTGGCTGAAAATATCTCCTCTTCTTTTGATTTTCCCTATGATGATAATTCCGCAATGGATGGTTATGCGGTTAAATATCAGAATGTGGCGATGGCAAGTCAAGATTCTCCTGTGTCTTTAAAAATAATAGAAGAAATTCCAGCTGGATATTGTCCACAAAAAACTATTTTAGATGGTGAAACTTCTCGAATTTTTACTGGGGCAATTTTACCTCAAGGAGCTGATTCCATTGTTATTCAAGAGAATACGCAACGAGAAGGAGATCAAATTAAAGTGTTTGCTTCTCCTCTCAAGAATGAATTTGTCCGTTATCAAGGCTCTTATTATCGAGCTGGTGAGTGTTTACTGTCCGCAGGTTACAAAATTAATCCTCCTGAAATGGCTATTTTAGCAGCCGCTCAATGTTTGGAAGTACCTGTTATACGATCGCCAATTATTGCAATTCTTTCCACTGGAGATGAGTTAATAGCACCAGAAGAATCTATGGAAAAAGGAAAAATCATAGACTCTAATCAATATTTATTAGCCAGTTTCATTCAACAAAATGGTGGTATTCCTTTATCCTTGGGCATTATTCCTGATCATCCTTTGGCACTGGAAAATGCCATTAAAGAAGCCTTGAATCAAG encodes the following:
- the tilS gene encoding tRNA lysidine(34) synthetase TilS, which codes for MWTDYHGKFHQTLKNRLLLPKSSKILIAVSGGQDSLCLGKLCLDLQLKWDWHLAIAHFNHGWILDEGLALHVEKIAKNWSLDFYLETAKQKITESEGEARKYRYEGLVEIATKYQFNYLITGHTLSDRGETFLYNLMRGAGMEGLSALNWTRKLNDNITLVRPLLNFTRGDTLAFCQQLQLPIWEDKYNKNKKFARNRIRLELIPYLKKEFNSQIEQHLSQTAEILRGDIAFLTEETEKLFDLAIHEDQKSLKRSILKEKPLSLQRRVIKVFLHQNLNRMPNFEQIEAVVNLIEAPHCSRTSTLSKDMFAQVEGNFIKIIRLKNNLS
- the glp gene encoding gephyrin-like molybdotransferase Glp, yielding MLTVNEVEKFILNLVKPITDKELVPLSQATNRILAENISSSFDFPYDDNSAMDGYAVKYQNVAMASQDSPVSLKIIEEIPAGYCPQKTILDGETSRIFTGAILPQGADSIVIQENTQREGDQIKVFASPLKNEFVRYQGSYYRAGECLLSAGYKINPPEMAILAAAQCLEVPVIRSPIIAILSTGDELIAPEESMEKGKIIDSNQYLLASFIQQNGGIPLSLGIIPDHPLALENAIKEALNQADWVISTGGVSVGDYDYVDQVLEKLGGKIHVKGVKMKPGKPLTVATFCHDKLYFGIPGNPVSTMVTCWRFLQTAIEKLSAKKNYSYPSIVKGITFNNLRSQGTRETYVWGNVSLIKGHYQFTIAKGSHNSGNLVNLQQINGLAIIPINTNLIEIGDDVEIMLVNN
- a CDS encoding pitrilysin family protein, whose translation is MKANQKHIQKTTLSNGITLIVIENPTTEIIAGRIFCRHAGSLWESTHQAGIFHLLASVMSKGTQSLSSLEIAQKVESIGAGLSTDTSNDYFLVSLKTITADFPEILALAAEILRFPSFPDHEIELEKKLILQNILSQKEQPFNLAFSQLREMIYGEHPYGFSVLGTEKTVTELTVKDLKHCHNKHFTPNNLTISLAGKINLDQAILIVEEIFGDWQPLNMKTPQFTPYPLSPQSNYRKLNQETQQSIIMMGYLAPEMKHLDYPVLKLLTTYLGNGLSSRLFVELREKRGLAYDVSAFYPTRLDKSQFVVYMGTSPNNTDIGKEGLYNEIQRLRKNKLSIEELETAKSKLLGQYALGKQTNGEFAQIFGWYETLGLGIEYDTIFPQEITNVTLDDIQRVANDYFQDDFLCTSIVGQ
- a CDS encoding glucose-1-phosphate adenylyltransferase, yielding MKKVLGIILGGGAGTRLYPLTKLRAKPAVPLAGKYRLIDIPISNCINSEILKIYVLTQFNSASLNRHVSRAYNFSGFSDGFVEVLAAQQTKENPEWFQGTADAVRQYIWLFQEWDIDEYIILSGDHLYRMDYSKFVEHHRKTGADITLSVVPIDEKRASAFGLMKIDDTGRIVDFSEKPEGDELQKMAVDTSILGLSPEKAKESPYIASMGIYVFKKEVLEKLLKDNPNQTDFGKEIIPAAAKDYKVQAYLFKGYWEDIGTIEAFYDANLALTKQPQPDFSFYDEKAPIYTRSRYLPPTKLLNAEVTQSIIGEGCIIKDCRINHCVLGVRTRIESDCIIEDSLLMGSDFYESYSIRQSKIDQGSVPVGIGANSIVRRAIVDKNARIGKNVIITNKDKVEEANREDEGFLIRSGIVVVIKNAVIPDNTVI